A segment of the Vanessa cardui chromosome 22, ilVanCard2.1, whole genome shotgun sequence genome:
tagtCTGCGTGAATAAAATCGcttcaattgaaaatattttatctgtccGAAGTATAACATTGTTAAGGATGTACATGCATCGTAGAATAAAGtatcgattaaaattaaaatttatcttattattattatacaaaccatgtatttttatttcagtttgtTCAAAAAATTTTTGTACTGAGAaagtatatgttataaatatatttttataaacgaatattattttatagttaatataaaaaaatacaagaattaaTAGATGGTTCCTTACGAATTGCCACGacatagtttaataataataatttaaattttcttcatattataaatgcagtATAAGTAATATGAGTCagaattacaaaatgaaaaacaggtctattatacaaatttagAATTACTGTGCGAAATTTTAATACTCAACAATATTTCTACAAATtatctactttttttaaatacgtatataaataatcttaataactaaaaattaaatcgatttaCATCGGCAATCGAAATCGATAAAAGTTTTCTACTAACTTCACTAAAGAATTACAAATATGTTCAATGTCCATCTTGTGAACTTGGCAACTTGCACGTAACAGCAACTAAATTCACCAAACGATATGATATCGTTCTTCTCGAAACTCTCGTTGAAGAACTCAGAAAAGCCGGCTGAAGAATTAGCTAAACCTGCGTATATGGACAAAAGTGCTACATTGCAGGAGCTCGGGTATAAAGACGATAATGACCTGAGAGAGACAATATATGGTTTGTTTTGAACATTTTCGAGTGCTTTGGGATTGTTTTTAAAGGGATTTTCCGTGGTTTTAACCAGTGTTGTGGTGTTCTAGACTTTTTGCGGACAATACGGGACCCGGAGAAGCCGAGTACGTTAGAGGACCTCAAGGTTGTTTACGAGGAGGGAATATTTGTTAAAGAGCCCACAGCTGACAAGGTTCCAGTTTTGCGGGTGGAGTACAACCCCACAGTGCCTCACTGCTCGCTGGCGACGCTCATTGGACTTTGCATCAGAATTAAAATACTGAGATCAATACATCACCCCgtgaaattagatatatttataaagaaggGAGCACACACAACAGAAGATGAAAGtaagtaataaagtatttttaataaatagtaaatataaaagttacacATTCAAGAATCATTATTAAGTAAATCTGAGtcaataattgcaattaatttaGTAGCTGttactaaattaattacaaacacataaAGCATATcgaaacttataaatattataatttttatttatttgtgaaacataaaaattatatttttctcggctaattattaattttgacccAAGGCTCGTGAGAATTATTACCCCGATCAATTATGTGTCGCAAATTCTttgtaaaaatagtttataatattaaaaatatataaaaattaacaataaatataagcctaagtgtcgagatggcccagtggttggaaaatttcatagaaattctgccacatgtgcattccaccaacccgcattggaacagcgttgtggaatatgttccaaaccttcttctcaaagggagaggaggcctttagcccagcagtgggaatttacaggctgttattgttgttgtaagcCTAAAATATGTGTAATTTAGGGTATCTGGTCAGTAATTAGTAAGTTTGATAAATCTAGTTGCTTTACTTGCTTCAGCGAAAAAGCATTTACTCAAAGAGCCTAACTTCATCaaacaatatgttttaaataacaaatacttcTCTGGATATCAACCTTGGATTAAGTAAAAGCTATTACAAAACACATATCCAAGCATAATAATTACTTGTTTATGCAAAACATGattataaaagcaaatattttatataagaaaaggGTTATCAGAGTGTTTGGCTTTCATATTTAACACTAATGATAtatcatgactttgtatttttttataaacaatgttttaaattgcCAGAATGTTTTGTACATTATGAGCAcagataaaatcaataaaatttgagaaaaataaaatatgaataaaaaaagagttactattATTTCtgtgcaatatttattaataatgcaaaAAGTATACagtcttttttaataatagaaaagtactttttgaagaaattatttCCTTagctaataacaaaatattttttattgaattagttATACAATCAAATCagtatttttattcaacatagaaattaaacttattgatttgattaagaaaatatttcaaccTGAGATGAaccagaaaaaaaattgtaggaTTAATGTTTtgccaattaataattatttatttacatatatttaatattacaaagaaatcGCTaggaaacaataattattatattaatacattataaaggTATCATGCAAATAACACCTAGAAACTGAATGTCttctttcaaaattattatttataacattaaatctatgtaataatttatataacatattattacataaatgctATTATTATAGCTCATAATAGTTTTTACTCTTATATTTGTaagttatatgaaataattatatctactaAAGGTTCTTTCTCTGCTGTGaaacttatattatttctataaaatcagAACAAAACCTTGGaaaagattttgttttgatttcatttcattgttaaCTGCAAGTCACTCATCTGACATTTGGTGCCAAAGtgatgatactttttttaaatgaaatttttaatgccAAATACTTATAAACATTGGTTCAGTTGTCAATGtttatgttttcaatttatttttatgcagcAGTATCACTCTCTAACAGCCAGTAACTTTCTCAGATCTCTGAATTTAATTCTTGGATAAATAgtgacaatttagtaaattgtaaaGAAATCAAAGAATCCTCTCTATTTTTCTGTACATCTATGACTAGAGCGCTTCAAAAATAGACCATAACTGATTGTTTATAAGGAGAACAATCTTGAGAAAATTAgtaacattcaaataaaatactgcTACATTTGCTCGAGCCATCTCCACTGCAGGAATGTGGTGCCATCACCAAATTAAACTCCTATTTCTTTTGTACAGGATTCTTGGTATATAGATAGTCCTTGCTCATGCAAGTGCTATTTACTGGctgttatttaatgttttagtaGACAGTGAATGTGTTATGCTAATGAGCAGGCACAACAAGTTGTATATGAAAACAGTTATATTGTTGTTTATGCAACATGTAGGAAGTGACAAGATTCTATTATTGTCACATTTATTACAATGTGTTTATCTTAAATGCTATTGTAGAATTACAATTGATAACATTGTATGTCTGAATGGCATGGTCTCATTTTGTCACTGAACTTTGTTGCCAAGCTCATTTATCTGATAGGAGAATcagttctgttttttttttctttttttcgagCTGTTGTTAAGTTGCGCTAGTGTCCTGTCGtgtttttagtgtttaatttttttgtgccTTATACCTTAAGTTTTGTGCAGGTTTTTTTGGTAATTATAGACACATCGgtaattttgaattttcaattttgaaattttgttcttatatttatttaagtcaatttataatgaaatagaaCTATGTAAGATAACTATATaagatataacataaaaatttgtgatggattttatttcataaattaataagcattttagtaaatttaaaccTAAACCGATGAATTATTACGTTCTACTTGAGTGATTGGATACATTCAAATCCAAATCGAGGTCGTGGAATCTCAGTAATGCACAATAACTGAGAGTTCATCTACCTACTTAATTTGTACCGTGAATAATTTGTCTATTGTTAGAataaaattctatcacatgtaaTATATTAGTGTTATAAAACATTGATTATATAATACTGGTTTTTGTGTTCCAGTGATTGTAATTAAGGTTCCTTACatagatataaatacaaaaaactttttaggttcttacttaattattttgtaatagaatTTTAGTTAGACAACCATTGAgtacaattaaaagaaatagcatttaaaattcatattatgcAAGCTACAATTTGGGTCATTGGTTtcttttatcatattaaaacgACATATGCGCAGGCGCATCGTATTGAAGTACCCGCATAATAGACAATGTATTAAATAGACTGTATCGATCTTAAAAGGTAAAAGTACAGTTTTGTCTTTTGATTCTTGAACAATTATTTGTCTATGCCATTTTccgattataaatttataaaaatctttttttgttgcttgtttcattataaaattatcaaattcggttcagtgatttggaCGTAAAAGTGCGACGGAAAGAGCTAGAGACAGGTAGAGCTTCCACATGTATAAAAGTACCAGTTATCGTCTGCGGCTTCGCTTGCCTTTTAGGGGGTTGATTGTTATAtattagacaaaaaaattaGCTTATTTCCTTCATTCGAGTTTTGGTTTGCTTCATAGAAAAATtcaaatagtcaatatttctaacagcgccaatctCTATGGGTCAGTGGGTGGTGGCCCAATTGGGCTTACAGACAACATTGTTTAATTTAGTTCAACCTCCCCCCCCcccattacaatattattaagtaaagcCGTAAGTGTTTATCATTACGATATAGCAATTAAATAAGTACGAATGCTTTGTTATTCTAGCAGCttgataatgatttattaataattcactgTTATCTGTAcgaataatgattattatcaacAAGTCTAGcttttgtttataaacattCATACGAGAGACCTGTTACGACTTCGTACAGGAATTAATAACCGGCACGGTCTGATTGCTTCATGACGTATTTATATGAAACTAGTAGTcgaccgcggtttcgctcgcattttagggtggttgtcatgtgtttggcaaaaaagtagtatGGCCTTTCTTGgtgttcaagttttcttcacaccaattttttttccatattcggttcagcggtttggtcgtgaaagaacgacagacagacagttactttcacgtttatattttttattaaaaaaattctttgCAAAACTGTGATagatatatctatctatctctaTATGGCGTAAAACAATGTCTCTTAACACCGTCTGTACTCTTAGATCTTTTAAGCTATGTAACGGATTTTAAAgcggttttcatcaataaattgAGTTATtcaggaaggtttatatgtatcatACAGTTTATAATAAGAAGGATAGGAATAGGAAAATTTAAACTCGGAAAAAGCGATGGTCCTTTTAATGTTCGTTTACTGATCAAAGAGTTGtatatgtaaagtaacagcctgtaaatttcccactgctgggctaaggcttactctcccattaaggagaggctttgaaagatattccatcacgctgttccaatgcgggttgttagaatgcacatgtggcagaaattcgatgaaatttgatttgaaatttatatcgATCGAATCGACCTTTCATAGGTTGAAACAAGACTTATATGAGCATTGATGtgcttcatttatatataattcatcttgtattTATAAGGTAAAAGAAAACGTCGTAAGTCTGTATATGGTGAGTTCTGTCACATCTATGACAATAAACCCACAGTGTGTTCGGAATAAATTCCACTCGTTAGTCTTAAACTACGACTttgtattaacaaattattgcGTTCAACGACATTTAAACGAATATAGTATTCTAATGATTGAATGATTAGAAATCGTACAGCATCCCAAACAAAGATTTTAAGTCAAAAAAATTGTCTAGGTTAAcgtagtataaaattataatgtgctgaatttgtttttacaattcaaAACGTCGTGAGGCAACTGCGCGTCACCGATTTGAATGTAATTCTGCCAATAAAATTCCATTGACGCGTATTGGAGCAGTATGGTGTAATAAGTCTCAAGCCTTTTTGTCAAAGGGAGAGAAAGCTGTtactatatatagaatatagtatttgtgtaataaattgttcatacgtaaataaacaaaccagCTGGCTCAGTTGATATTGACTGTCCAGTTAGTGTTcagtcttaataaattaatggtgtaatactgatactaaatatgctacagaatttgtttatttaagacatctctttagaaacttttaaaatcatcggtgtttctttactatattgtccgtgtattatatactaaaaccttactctcgaatttatcgatctattaaaaaaatcgcatcaaatccgttgcctaattttaaagatcttagcatacatagggaccgAAAGCaataagcaactttgttttatactatgtaatgtaatgGTGCTATCTAATTAGTATTATCCTTATTACTTCGTAGACTTGGTTGGAGATTCAACGCTGTTGGTAACACTAAGTTGCCAACTTAACTTTTTGTAGTGATACAGCTTTTATATTAGTTgttggaatataatataaatgatccATTGTTAAATACACAAATCCGGTTTTAATAAGGAAGTATTGGTTTCCTTGAATTTAACGATTAACGTGGGTAGTTTAATGCAACTACGAATTTATATTCAATCGAAATGCGACAATACTGCGTCCTACGATACTTTGTTTGACCGGATTATCGATGGTCACGCTTTTTCCTTATAAATTAGTTGCTATTCTGTTTACGCGAAGAAAAACATTTACTGAGTTCAAATAATAAAGGTTTTAATAAGATTTGTAAAACTATTAGCTAACATTGGAAAATTAAAAGGGGTTGGATatacctataaaaaataaattcttgaaTCATTAGAATAAGCTATTCGGAAATGGTTACAATAAATAGTAGatcttattgtaaaaatatctgTAGAGGTATTCTGTAACAACTAAAAAACTCACCGCAAAACAAGATAGTGAAATGTCAGATGTGAATAATGTGACTTTATACAAATGACATTTGCTGTAATAATTATCCTTTTTTTATCAATCGAAtttaatttttcctttttatCATTGGGCTTTAGTATTACCATATAAAAAGTTGGAAGcataagattattataaatacaattttttttcatcgtAAATCTTTTTCACTTTTGAGTCGATAAGTTGCTAAATGATTGGTTCACTAATGTCGTTTTACAAGGTAATTAGTATTATTCCAATTTATtgtaataggaaaaaaaatgtatgcaataaaactcacaaaaaaaaatgtatgcatCAAAGCTGAAAAAAAGGCAATGAAAAGAGTTTATTATAATACCATTTGTCTTTTGTTACAGTTAACAAGCAAATCAATGACAAGGAGAGGATTGCAGCCGCGATGGAAAATCCAAATTTAAGGAACCTCGTGGAAAATTGCATCGCTGACGAAGGATAAAAAttgtagattaaatataaaactttagatCGAGTTCTTAGTgttgtttcataatatattagcGTAGAAAACATGGCACCAGATGCAGCTTTTTCAAACATAAGTGACAAGAATGAGTTTACGAAATTCGCCAAATTCCTTGCCTATAAAGGAGTCCAAGTAATCGTCGAATCGAGGAAAGGTGTCAAAATTGAGCCAAACAGTAAAATAAACACATCGGATTCTGATTGGTTCAACCTTCAAATCCCAGATTCACCCGAAGTGAACCAGGCAACCAAGAATGCCCTGCCTTCGGATAGAATACTGGAAACAATTAAATCACAACTTCATGTTGAAATATCCGTACAAACTGAGGATGGAGATGAAATGGTCCTGGAGTTATGGACTTTGGAACTGGATGACACACAGTTTGACACGTCATTGAAAGCTATGAATACTGTATACTTCCGAATGGGTATACTTTTGAAGTCCTTGATAACTATTACGAGAATAACACCTGCATATCATCTATCTAGAAAGCAAAGGACGGAATCATTCACAATATTCTACAGAGTATATAACGGGGAACCGAAACTTAAGTCGCTTGGTGATTCGGTTAAGAAAATTCAAGCTGGATTATTGAAAACACCTTTGGGTGGTCTCTGCTTCACCGTGTCTTACAGAACTAACTTTTCGATATCCCCAAATCGTTCTCAAACTGACAAAACACTTCTGTTAAAGAGTGATCATTTCGAATTGAGTCCCAAACATGTAATATTTGAATCCAAGAAGAAAAAGGAAAAGGAACCTAAATCTTCACAAGTTGATCTAAATAAACCCCTACGATTACCGGCGTTTGTCGATGAGGTCCTTATTCAACAAgtgataaaagatttttttgagCAAATACCGATTCCAATTTGCAGAATGCGACCAAAACCGAAAACACCGGAGGAAATTGTAATAGACTGCAAAAGTACACAAGACTTGGACATGAATGCCATATCGAAGAGTCCGACTTCCTTGGAATTACCTCCGAAAAAGTTTCCCGGTTTCCGAAGCGAGACGGAACCACCATTGAAACTACTGCACTTTCCTTTCGCCGCTGACCATCCAATTCGAGAGTTGGCCGAattttataaggatttttttaatgcaCCTCATTTGAAGTTAGCCGATGACTACTCAGCGAGGACTAAGACAGTGGATTGTCAGGAAACTGAGATTGCTAGCGATGACCTTTCCAAAGACCTGGCATTACACGAGAGCTCGTTACTGGAATTTGATGAGCTGTTGGCCGACATGTGTAGATCAGCAGAGTGGAGCGGGAATTAAGGGATCATTGGAGTGGCATGGTGTTGGAAGACTGAATGTTATTGattatcaaatatatgtatttattccttcaaattcgtatttaatttacaacatagAATTAGTCATAATTTTTCttgataaattcatttatatctagttactatttttaagaAACGATTCGTTTTGCTCTGTGATAGTAGAATTGTTTAGGAGGCTTGAATCAAAGCTACCATTGGCTTGCTATTTCCAGAACAGAAGTCTACATGTAGCATAATCAGAAGTAGGTAAATTGTACGTAGGTGACAGATTAGTGCTTCTATAATAAATTGGAAACGTCAATTAGACAATTCTACCATCCGTAAGTTAAacgattcgttttttttaatatagcacCGAGGTTTAGTAATTTTAAGTACCTGACTGAAATGGAATTAAAGATtgaaacataaacataaataaagcgattaattatatattaatgtcaaaaaaataaaaactaacattTATTCCTTATTTGTAGCTTTCTGTAGTCTATTGTTGATGTTTTGCTATCTTAAATGTATAGTAATACTTAAGTATATTTGATTACATGAACTAGTTAGATCTCAATGTTATATTTTGCTCATTTAACTAATTGTAAATTCCTTGTATTAGTAACCCTTTAGGATAAATCACGTTAGTTGGTAAATTAAAACTCCTTTAAATGGCAACATTTGTAATAGGATTAAAAAAACTCTAATGTTTGTTTTGGCGgtacttttaaacaaatttcctTATCTCGTAAATGATTGTGTGAATGATTATATTCTTGCCAGAACCGAAACTGAATAATATTAGCTCAATAAATTGAAGTTTCAAATTCAGTTCCATAAAATGATATCTTACTgacaattgaatttaaataggGTATTGTAAAAAGAATGGGGACCAGAAAAGCTTAGATGTCCTCTACATGTTTGCAGGAcatcgatt
Coding sequences within it:
- the LOC124539271 gene encoding MIP18 family protein galla-1 isoform X2; this translates as MISFFSKLSLKNSEKPAEELAKPAYMDKSATLQELGYKDDNDLRETIYDFLRTIRDPEKPSTLEDLKVVYEEGIFVKEPTADKVPVLRVEYNPTVPHCSLATLIGLCIRIKILRSIHHPVKLDIFIKKGAHTTEDEINKQINDKERIAAAMENPNLRNLVENCIADEG
- the LOC124539271 gene encoding autophagy-related protein 13 homolog isoform X1; translation: MAPDAAFSNISDKNEFTKFAKFLAYKGVQVIVESRKGVKIEPNSKINTSDSDWFNLQIPDSPEVNQATKNALPSDRILETIKSQLHVEISVQTEDGDEMVLELWTLELDDTQFDTSLKAMNTVYFRMGILLKSLITITRITPAYHLSRKQRTESFTIFYRVYNGEPKLKSLGDSVKKIQAGLLKTPLGGLCFTVSYRTNFSISPNRSQTDKTLLLKSDHFELSPKHVIFESKKKKEKEPKSSQVDLNKPLRLPAFVDEVLIQQVIKDFFEQIPIPICRMRPKPKTPEEIVIDCKSTQDLDMNAISKSPTSLELPPKKFPGFRSETEPPLKLLHFPFAADHPIRELAEFYKDFFNAPHLKLADDYSARTKTVDCQETEIASDDLSKDLALHESSLLEFDELLADMCRSAEWSGN